TAACTTAATTGTTATTGGGTTAACTTGTAAcaccaaatttaattaaaaatataaattatttaagtaatttaatttaaaattatattaaaaatattaaaataactaaTAAGAGTTTAATTAAAATAACGTAGTCGATGCTTTGAGGATTTGGGTGTTtgaaatttattttgggtttttttaataaaattttaaatatttgtccAAGTGAATTAACTCAGTTTTTGAATTTATGAGTTGAAGATATTCTTACCTTTACTACCAAAAAAACAGATTTTTTGTTACCTTTTATAATGGTCGGTGAAAGAATTTATGGTATTTTCTTGATAATCAAATTTGTCAAAACATAGTCAaatatttctttatttcattGACTTTCTCAGTTAATTTAAAATCAATAGTTCGAAGGGAGGGAGACAGAGCTGTGTTTAACTTTAAACACAATGCCAGCCTTTGAACCCAAAAATCAATGTTTAAACTCAGAGAATTCGAAAATTTCAAAGAAGTTTCGAATCAAATACACCGATCCCAATGCTACAGATTCATCTAGtgaggaagaagaagagaatcAAATTGTGGGTATTAAACGAATCGTCAAAGAGATTTCTTGGTCAACCGTCGTTTTAGATAATGACTTCACCAGTTCTTCTTCAATGGCGGCGAAGGGTGTTCGAAAAAGGCCTTGGGGTAAATTCGCTGCTGAAATTAGAGATCCTTTTACAAAGAAACGATTATGGCTTGGCACTTTTGATACTGAAAAGGAAGCTGCCGTTGTTTATAATAAAAAGAAACGTGAATTTCAAATTATGGCGGCGGTGGCGGAAGATGAGTTGTATTGTCGACGGTCGCCGTCGTCGGTGCTTGATGTTTGTGTTGGTAAGGTTGAAGATGAAACGGATATGAAACGGCACGTGGTGAAGAAAGTTGTGAAAGAAAGTAAAATTATCGAGCCATGTAAAAGGACTATTGAAGAAGATGAAGTATATGTTAATGCTGTTTGGGACGATGTAGGATCGGTTACGGAGTTATCATGGGAACCTCCGCCGCCGTTATGGGATGAGGAGCTTTTGGGGCCTTGTTGCCTTCAAGATACGGTGGATTACGAGCTGACGTTGCCGGAGAATCTGCCGGAGATTGAAATAGACTTTGTGCAAGATATGGCTTGGGTGGATGAATTATTCAACGTGGAAAGCAAGTAAAACTCAATTTTGTTAGTGTTGTTGCGGGAATTGTTAATTTTGGGAGATGAGGCCTCTGTATTTCTTTTATAAAATAGaaatagtttttatatttttattttaaacaatttaactttttatttttatattttaaattttaaatttgattattaatactattaatttttattaaatttattagtataacattttgaaattaaaaaattattagcttaataataatataactaaaaggaaattaaattttaaaaataaaataagagaaattaaattttaaaatttgcgaGCAAGAActtatatcatattttaattgaaaactaATATTGTGATTGTATTTTCTTAACagataattataacatttatttaaaaatttaattttgaaaattttaaaatttgaattttattatagTGATCTAATAGTATCATGATATTGACATCATTTTAAATACATCATGATTATCTGATAATTATTTAATAagtgttattaaaaataaaatgttttattaaaaagaattaaaataattgTATATATCAAATCATAATTACAAATTTAAAGGTGCATAGTATTTGAGGTTGAATTATGTGGCATTTTAGATGGTCTTCTTGTTTTGCTTAGCAAAGATTTCAGAAGGGCGACAATTCGGTTAGATAATCAAAAGGAACCACAATGCTTAGAAGGAACCAACGGATTATGAGAGATGAAGGATAATGGTTGATTAGGTATATTCCTAGAGAAAATAATGTAGTGGTTGATTGTTTGGCCAAGTTGAGTTTAGTATGGAGGTCAAGTCTTCAGATTTTTGATGATACGTCAAATGAAGTTTTGGAATTTTTACAACAGGACAAAGTTAGTGGTGTTTTTGTTCAATTTAATCAGATGTAATTGTTGTCTCTTGTTTATCACAAAAAAAAACGGTATATATATTAAAATcttataaaaatcaaataaaggaaaaaaaactttttatataaaattagatCAGTTAGTGATTAGATTGATTAGATTCTTTCCGACAATCCATGATCATACTACTTATAAAAttatgactaaaatgtaaaatattaatttaaagttttaattttttggtACATTGcattttataaagtgattgataaatgtaaaatttaaattataaaaaatattattttatttttatagaaaaatttattaagtgattttatttaaagaaataaatcattaaaaatattaatttaaaaaaatctaattatAATATCCTTTACTGAATAGACTTATTTATTTTTACTAGATCCTTTACTGTATAATATTCTTTATTGAAGACTCAcacaatttattattattaattatatcgataaaatgaaataaaaaagtgTAATTTCTTATTCCTTTGCGTAAAATAATTACcatatatatgaaataaatatAGGAAGAGTAAGAAAAAGCTTTGACTTGAAGAACAAGCAAACACCCAGAAACTTTTAATCCATTGTCATGGTTTCAATAAGAAagatataaataataaaagaaaaagagaaaaagtttGAGCATCCAAAATACGCGGTGTATATAAGGTTTTTATGTCAATTTGTGGACCGCTCAAACGAGATTGCTTTCTTCTTACTCCCTTTACCGTATTAATAATAATGGTCCATTTTCCCTACTCCCACTATCACCCTTGGACTAGGACGCGCGAATTTTAGGCTTTAGAATATAACATtttcaataaatattaaaaaataatgagGCTATTATATTATTTACTATGTTAGCTCCCTTTGGTATTTGAATTTTGAGATTTTCTTTATTTCAGTATTTAAGTTTGATTAGTGATGGTAACAGGGTGAATTTTTGCTCACTTCCACCTTAACCCGATACTCTACTACTATACCCTGACCTCATCCAACCTCAagcttaaacaaatttaatccaACTCGAACCTGAACATTAATTGTATACTCGACTTGATTTGACTagagtttaaattttttatttgaaattatgattaattaaattaaaatatatattttaaaaagagaCCATGCTTCGTATAAAACAAAAGAACGAAAATGAGAGGGAGacttgaaaaaataaattaaaatgagagagagagaaagaaattAGTGTGAAATGAGATTAAAGGTGGTAAATTGAAGTTGGTAGTGATAAAGTTTAAGAATATTTTAACCTAAttaatattaaaagatatataaggataattttgtaaatatcTTGGGGCGGGGTGGTTTCATGTTAAAACAACAAATCGACCCTATTGGATTAGATTGGCTCAAAACTCATTGGTATCGGGATTTTTTTTTTACCCTCCCTAAGTTTATAGCAACATTCTATATTTTGGGCCACATGACGTCTTTAAAGGTCGATTCTAGCAAAGAActcttaaaatgtaaaaattacttTTGGCTctttaaaatttacaatattttaatttagtaaaaagtaaaattatattttgattctaacaataatgaaattttaatttaatattttaaaattataaaaataaaattatattttaactcttataaaatatacaatttaatttcaactccttaaaattttctaacttcaataaatatgttaatttaaatatTGAAATCAGACTCAAATaccaaataatataataaatatatataaaaaaagacaTATCTAAATGCAACTAAAACGGTACAAGCAATAATTTCACAACCATATTTGTAGCCTTACCTATACATAATAATATTGTTGTCATGCATTTCCTAACCGAAATGTAACCAATACCTTTACCACCTCTTCAGTGTACACCCACTTCACGTCCTTCAAGAATTACTATTATTTTCCTTCTATCAATTTTAATAAACACGAGGAAAAAGGTCGTACTCTTGAGGTTGACAACCTTGTGCGACATTAAATCTAACATATCACGTAAATTTATCATGCAAGTAATATATTGTAttccatttatttaattttaatattatagagattttattatatacatatcctctttaaattattaataaatttatattttaattatttaattttaaaatttataaaataattattaaatttttaaaattttcatttaaatcatcaaataattttaacaaattaTTTGTATCACGATCTATTATGTTTTCCTTTTCAATGTTCAAGTATCGAGTTCCAAATgacaattaaataattaatatgataGATTAATATCCATCGACGAATTAAAAAATATACCTTAAATTTAATTCGATCAAACAGCCAGTGTTggagattaaaaaaaaaactgttaAAAAATTTTGATACGCAAATTCACAATATTTAATTGtttcagaaaaaaaattaaactgtAAAACGAAAAAGCCAGACAACATTAATTTAATGATTGTTTTATAACTTCTTAATAGTTTAATAATATATTCATGCATTAATactgttttttttttacaaatacataataaaataaaatcaatacaTAGAAGACAACataattcacatcacaattatacGTGATGAAACTAAAAATTATGCTTAGTAAAACTCCAACTCAAatactaaaagaaaaaaaaattaaccttCCATTATCACTACAAGACCTCATTagcttttcaatttatttttttgttaatatcatgattttaattaatatttttcctTATTGGTTTAATCTCAAATCTATGTCTCAATCCACCGGCAAAAGCcctaaatcaaataataaatcaGTCAgtttaaatcaaatcaaattcttaATCACTAGCAAAAAAAATCTGAAAACTGGTTTTACAGCCACAAACTGTAATCAAATCAATTGAACAAAACTATTTCCACAATTCTCATTAAATAACAATCTAATATCGACTTACATCAGGATTAAAAGTTAAAACACCGAATCAgataaaattagaaattaaaaaaataaaaaaattgcattATCTACAAATGATCTATTTGGCTCACCTGCATAATTCATAATGGCACTTCTTTGTTTTCCATATAAATATAGAATCCGGCTCCGGCTCCGGTACATCAGTAGTTTTCTTCGGAGAAAAATTGAATGATTTTGCGTTTTTCTCCCTATGAATGTCAAAGAGGATATTTCTACATAATTTTCAGATCCCCAAGAAAACCATAATGTTTATAACTCCATAGAAAACGTAACAATCAGGGTTCCTTGCAATCATCAGCAAAGGCCAATTCACATACAAGAGCAAGATGGTCGCTACCCCACCTCTGCAAAGTCATAAATTCTCGATTAATATACCAAGAACTCGACTCATTATACACTTTGTTAATCGATTTATAACTAACATCCCCCACATGGGATGTTAGTACAGTTATGTAATGCTCAACCAAGCTCACTAAATTGAACAAGGGGTACCTCACTAGGAAGGCTTGCATTCCTTCTCAATACGTCTACAGGCAATGTGTCGAGAACTTTCACAGGAATAAGTTCCCCTGTATGCCTGAACGAAACACTGAAGTTAGTAACTGAAAGTTCCCGAAATATGTGGACATTTTCAAAATGCAATCGTTATACCATATATAATCTACAGTTCCCATAAACTTGGAGTGGTACGATGTTGCCAAGGGCTCTCCATGACTATCTCTTGTTCTATGGCTCCCCTAGAAAAAGAAAAACCACTATTTATTAGACAAAAAGAACCAAAAAGAAAGTTTGGATTCAAAATATTAATTACGAATCATACAAGACGATCATGGCTTTCTTGCAAGGCCTAGCCATTTATTTCCAAAGTCCAAAATTATAATGAGAGAGTAAAGGAGCTTGAAAAAACTTACAGGAGCCCCAAGATAAGCACTGGAAAGGTTTAATTTGTGCTGCAGATGAGTGAAACCTTTATTGCCAGTTGCAAGAACTAATTCTTCATCACTCCATGAAGACGTTAACTGCCTGGAGAAAGGCGTCCAAACATGGTGCCTGATACACCAAATCCAGTTAAAAGCAAATAAAACAAACGAAAGCTATGTTATTTATTGTATCCAAAAAGTATACATTCAAAAACTAACCTCATATGCACTCGCTCACATTAGTGTATAACAACAAGTACTTGTACAGAAGGTCTTTTAATATAGGATTCTGAAATTGACCTCAGCAAACaactttttatcatttttattaaaCTACCTTATCAATTCAAAACTGAATTACTTTCAATGAACTCAACTGCGacaatttcacattttccaatATATCAATGGATATAAAATAACATCAGTGAATATCCAACTTAATTCATAATTAAGCTGATAAGTTCAAAACTTTGTGCAAGGAAAGTGAGCCACTTCAGATTCGTTTCTCAGTCTCCTTTCAAAAATgcttcaaaattttaaaagaaatctaatatatatatataaaacctgTCTATATCCTTGTTTTGAGCTCTAATTTTTCTTCTCTGCGATGAATGTTCAAGTTGCCCTGAAATCTGTCGGCGATCATGGAGTTGGATATTGAGCTACAAAATGAAAATCAAACTACAATTAATGATGCATATAGCCTGTCAATCAAAATAATGCCTctcagttaaaaaaaaaaaaaaaaaacaagaatacTTAAAGGATGTGGACTTCAAACTCTACAATCTACAAGAACCAAAACTCACCTCAGATGATGCCAGAAATTGATACATAGCACTCTGGAGACAAGATGAAAACAAGCTCAAGATACAAATGGGCCAAGCAGAAACTAGATAACTAATTGAATACTGAATCCGTATGTATTCATGTAGTGGTTAGATTGCATGACCCCACCTGAGGAATGCTGTTAAAATCTCCTACAAGTATAACGGGGATGTTGCCCCATTCTTGTGATAGCTTGTAAGCCTTCTCAAGAAACAGCCGGACCTAAACCATTGCATGTCATATTTCTAAGCATCAACAGCTTCAATAATAAAAGACAATGGGATCCTAAATTAGAAAGATTCCCCCACCctccataatttttttaaaggaaaaaGGCACAGGCAAGAACGTTTAGCATAAGAGGACCTGGCATTAATTTTGTGGTGTAGAAAAATAGCAAACATCATGCTGAGCACTCAGTAGTCAGTACCTGGCCCAGCTTTATGTCTCCACGGTTTGGGTTGAACAGCACATGTATATTCCCAACCAATAATCTTCGACTTCGCATTTGTCTTTTCCTGTATATTCAGTTTGCAAGAAAaggtttttaaaaattaaaaaaattcacccAACTAATTATCAATGAAAATTTTCCTCTTAGCCATAAAACACATATGTGACTTTCTTAATAGTTTACCGTCCAAGTAAAGCCATATTTTATCTAAAATTTGTCTTAAATTCAAACTAAATCCCATCAATCATCACTAAGAGGCATCGATAAAGGGGAACAAACTTACGAACCTTGATGATTCTATGGTATACTCCTCGATCCAAAAGTTACCACTTACTACATTttctttatttaacccaaattcatTTAAGTGATAACAACATTCattttttaatcttattttgataaaatagtAAGCTAAAGTttgttaatttaaaaaattaaaagtatatcAATAAAAAACTGACCAAAGGTCACCAAACACAAGTAATTCCTACTGCAATCTATACAAAGTAGGATGTGGCAAAAAAGTTTAAACTTACTTTGATGGTTTTGCATGTGAACTAGACTCTGATTGATGTCGATTCATCTGTATAATGAGAATTATTAAACATCCAGGCAAGGAACCACAGAAATTTACCGCTAAAATAAGTATATACAATAGTAATGGATATGTAATAATtatagaaagagagagagaggatAATACCAGATTATGTCAAGGGTTCAATTGgtaaaagtaaaagaataaatGCTTAGGTTAAGACTTTTATCAAAGTTTGAGGTCTTATTTTATCACTAAGCCAAAAATAAAGACATgataattgtaaaagttagaagaCCTAATATCTTTAGCAGGAAATGGATGGTAGAATTAGAAAAACCAACTATCTCCGCAATTGATAAATTTCCCAAACATCTTTTAGAAATCATCAAAATGAGGAATTGCCTTGAGGGGAACAgaaaattacataatttagcaAAAGCTCAAGAAAATCAACCAGCTTAatagaattaaaacaattaaggTTTAACTGATTGGATAAATGACAATGTACTAAAACCTACAACAAGAGGGTGAGATGAGCCATGCAGCAATACATCAGCCCCTAAATACCTTCAAAACACAAAATTGTGCAACATTGTTACGAAGGTCAAAATCCTGGAACTCTATATTGTCTTCATGCAATAGGGTAAATCTGCATTCGGAATTTAACATTTTACAAGTTGGATATAGCACAGATGAACACTGAAAAAGACAACAAGATAAATGAAacgattttaataaaatataagctCAAAAGAAGTGAAACAAACTTTGGAAGGGCCAACTCTATGTAAACAAAAGCCATAAGCATATATAACTGCTTGCGACATCTCTCCAGATGTTTATTAAGCAAATGAGGTGAGAGTAGACTGTCATGACAAATAAAATAGTTGCGATAATAATAGCTCATATTTATCTTCAACACATATGAAGAATAAGCATCTAGGCATTTACAATTATACGCAATAAATGTTGCATTTGGCAAAAATAGAAATTATATCAAATCAAACTTATATTAAAGGAGGTTGATAAGATTACTTTTTTTCATTCCAGAATAAAGCACAACCATCACATGCATCACCCGTGCGAACCTGGAGTAATTTGTAATTACAATTGTGTTAGTAGAAGAAGTTGACGGTATAGCTACTGGACTGGGGGAAAGCACATAGAAAATTTTAGTATACCTTGTAAACACCTTTAAAGCCATTTTCATGCAGAAGATTATCCAAATCCTTAAAACGATCAACCTCCTACAGAAGTAAGAATGGACCATAAGAATATAACCAACAAATAAATTGTCAAGTCTCGCTGACTTCGACTAGGCGAATGTATTTGATTTTAATCTTATATCAAAAGAATCATAAACTCACCTGAAAACACAGGATGTCAGCATTGTAATGATTGACCTCCTTACATATTAGGTCTTTACGTCTATCCCACTTTAAGAACTTTCGTGGGACATTAAGATACAAATCGGGATGCTTTGCTGCATTTTCCACACCAAGTATATTATATGAAACAATGACAACTTTATCTGCAAAACAATGGTTCAAAGATTAGGCAAGGATAAAACAAATtgaaaaatagatgaaaaattcaTCTTCCCAGAATAACTGAGATTCAAATACATTCTTAACTTTCTAGAAAAGGGTAATATAGAGCAGTAGTAATAAATGGTACGGAATGCTAATGCCCAATGCTCTAACTAACCAAAATACACTTACcataaaatttatatgaaatttttatacctTTGCAATCAGAACAATCATAGGAAGAGAAGACCCAGTTGCGAGAAGCTTCCGAGCTTCTGAAATTGTTTCTCTTCTGCCACCGTTTGTGCACCCGAGACGACGAAGATGAGCAAGGACGAATGGCGTGGAAACGATTCCAACCCGGCGGGTTTCGTACCGGTTCCGGGTTTAGAGTTAGggtttttgttttagttttagtttCAGAAGACACCAATTTTTGCCGCTTGGTTTGTCGGTTACAATGAAATTCTTCAAAGTAAATATGCTTCCGTTTAACGGTGGCGCTCGACGTTTCCTCCGGAATAATTCGGCATTCTTTTTTTGTCATGCTGCCGgagatatttttttttttatggataAGCCGGAGAATTATTCGACGACCgacgattttttttttcttttcccccTTGCAGTGAGGCTTgcatacaaaatagaataaaagtatACGATAATAATTTTGTAAAGAATCGGTCCTTTCAAGGCTGAATAATTCGTAGGAGCCTGCTTCATTGAAATTTGGGCCTGTTTATGTAAGCTGCTAACAATGTGTTGCACATGTCTACATGATATTTTCTCATTAAATGGCCTTCGTAGTTTGGCCCATTACTTTGCGGACAAACTTATTTACTAACTTACGCGGCATAATATAACACAAATTATAACCCATTTTAACTCGAAGTATTCTAAAAGTTTTTGTATTAAAAattgaattgtattttatttttgtacttaaaaaatagataaatttgtTTATATATGTTCTTTCAGTAAAGTTTCATTTATTTCTACTATTATAAATCAGTCATTGTACGTCAGAcgttatatataattatttaattagtctATCAGTCATGCcgatttttaatagtaaaattgaataaaattttaacaaataatttttttttcttttaacttgtaaatactaatttacctattttttaaacaaaaagagtAAAATATAATTTACTCAATGTCTATTTGACTTTTACCTTATTAAGCTGAACATCTTGTGTCTAATTTCTATTCCCAAATGCTGAATTTCCATCTCCAACTCTCTATTTGAAGAACCATAAACACACCTAGACAACTTGTGTGTTtagttattatattttaatttgtttaaatttaatcattataattttaaatatgtcAACTTTAATGTTTGtatcttattttaaaatttaaaattttaattttaattttaatcaaacaataataattaaatctatttaattaaattttagtattagTCTAATGGGAAGTTTTAAAAAGAATCCGACCAAAACTCTGTATTGGGGTGATTCTCCAAGGGTTTGTGGCAGGTGCAATAGCTGCACCATTATCTAATACTGCGACAAGTCTAGGTAGAAGAATATCCTATGAATGGGTGTTATCCATttatgatattaatatattattattttactaaatttttagaaaaaatcTACCTACCATTTGATAATTATtatatagtatttaaaatatataggcTTAAAGCATCATTTTATCTTTAaagtatattattattattttaatttattttgatatCTAAATCTTTTTTAGCTCAAATTAGTACCTCATGTTACAGTTTGTTATTAGTTCACTTCACTaccgttaaaaaaaaaaaaaaaaaaaagcactaATCGAAACTAGGTGATTATGACTGCTAATGCTATGACTAAATGAGTTAGGGTTTGCATAATAGGGTTTTATGCTTTGGCTCACTCGCCCCAATGGTGCGGGATGTTATGTTGCTAGATAAGTGCTAAGTAATAGAACTTTGGCTTCTTGGTTGAGTTTTGAAATTCAACTTCTTTCAttgtaaaaaaaaacaaaaattaaaatatgatccAATTAGAATGTGCCATGTGACATTTTTTAATTGGATTAAAGTATCGCGTGACATATTATAATTAGATTACattttaatgagtttattttaatGGTAATAAGACCAAATCGATAATAAAATGTAACTTTAGATACCAATCTAAAAAaacctaaaatgaaaaaaatgatatGCGGAAATTGcaaccttttttttcatttcctttaGGGTACAGTACGTCTGTTGGTTGGATTAAGTTATATCAGTTTGTTGGTAAATATAAAtaagattatttgttaattttaaatttaaaaaaattaaaaacctaTGGACGgatataaaattatgaaatttaaatcaaaattatactattaataaataaaataagaacacaatttacaacaatagttttatACCATTTTGTATCTCTTTGTATAGTAAATATTTTAACGATCTAACCgttgaatttatcaatataattattgtaacacccctaacccgtatccgtcgtcgaaacagggttacaaAGTGTTACAAGTTACCAGTACATACAGAACATTTACAgattaatcatcaagcattcatatttaaagctagatcacatctttataaaataccacatttcagatgcgcagaataaaatacttgccttagacatttcaatccaacttcatacccaacaagcatcatattgaaactagtcatatatatacatgtcatgatatgtaTCGTTCTCatactgttttcttataaacatatatcatttatttccctcctcctcctcttcattccacatccttaatgtatataacattcttgtaagtaagatttcacaatttactcatTAATGCTCATATCAAgctgttcacacgagtcatagtcactcaattatttatagtTCGAGCTAcaaagctccaaattaagatccgtaaatttttcctaaaac
This window of the Gossypium arboreum isolate Shixiya-1 chromosome 12, ASM2569848v2, whole genome shotgun sequence genome carries:
- the LOC108478133 gene encoding ethylene-responsive transcription factor ERF117-like, with product MPAFEPKNQCLNSENSKISKKFRIKYTDPNATDSSSEEEEENQIVGIKRIVKEISWSTVVLDNDFTSSSSMAAKGVRKRPWGKFAAEIRDPFTKKRLWLGTFDTEKEAAVVYNKKKREFQIMAAVAEDELYCRRSPSSVLDVCVGKVEDETDMKRHVVKKVVKESKIIEPCKRTIEEDEVYVNAVWDDVGSVTELSWEPPPPLWDEELLGPCCLQDTVDYELTLPENLPEIEIDFVQDMAWVDELFNVESK
- the LOC108480019 gene encoding carbon catabolite repressor protein 4 homolog 5, coding for MTKKECRIIPEETSSATVKRKHIYFEEFHCNRQTKRQKLVSSETKTKTKTLTLNPEPVRNPPGWNRFHAIRPCSSSSSRVHKRWQKRNNFRSSEASRNWVFSSYDCSDCKDKVVIVSYNILGVENAAKHPDLYLNVPRKFLKWDRRKDLICKEVNHYNADILCFQEVDRFKDLDNLLHENGFKGVYKVRTGDACDGCALFWNEKKFTLLHEDNIEFQDFDLRNNVAQFCVLKMNRHQSESSSHAKPSKKRQMRSRRLLVGNIHVLFNPNRGDIKLGQVRLFLEKAYKLSQEWGNIPVILVGDFNSIPQSAMYQFLASSELNIQLHDRRQISGQLEHSSQRRKIRAQNKDIDRHHVWTPFSRQLTSSWSDEELVLATGNKGFTHLQHKLNLSSAYLGAPGSHRTRDSHGEPLATSYHSKFMGTVDYIWHTGELIPVKVLDTLPVDVLRRNASLPSERWGSDHLALVCELAFADDCKEP